The following is a genomic window from Syntrophobacterales bacterium.
AAAAGTCGGCATTTATGTTGAGGCTGACGCTTTAAGCCTCCCTTTTAAGACAGGAACATTCTCCACGGTTGTGTGCTCCGAAGTTCTTGAACACATCCCGGACGACCTTTCCGCGCTCAAGGAGATAGAGCGGGTATTGGCAGATGGGGGAACCCTGGTTCTTACCTTTCCGCACCGCAGGGCTTATTTCTCTCTTGACGATCGCTTTGTCCGTCATTTCCGTCGTTATGACCTTGCGGAGATGGATAAAAAACTCCAGGATGCGGGCTTTGAAATAACCGCAATCAAAAAGGTGCTCGGGCCGCTGGAAAAAATAACCATGATGTTTGTAATTTTTATTGTGTCGGAGGTTTTACCGGTTGCGAAAAGGGGAGCGGACAACAGGTGCAATGCTTTTCTGATGAAGAAAGTCATTACACCGCTTTTCAAGATTCTCAACTTTCTCTACTGCCTCCCGGCCGGGCTCGACGCCCGCATGTTTCCCCGCGGGTTGGCAAGCGTCATCCTTGTGAAGGTCAAAAAAAGATGCTGAAATATTTCCCCTGCCCGTCAGACACCGGGAAAAGGATTTTTCCAGCGGTCGAGTTTTTCAAAGGCGTCGTTCACGGCCTTGAAGAGCGTCGCAAGCGCTATCGGTTTCCTGAAATAATCATCGAAGCCGGCTTCCCGGCACTCTTCTATTTCAAAAAGGCCGGACCAGCCGGTAATGGCATTGATGATGGCCAGGGAGTTGGTCTTGCGAATCTGACGGCACAGCTCGATGCCGTTTGTGCCGAAAAGCCGGAGATCAATAAAAATAAGTCCGATTTTCTTTTTTTTACTGAGGATATCAAGCGCTTCTCCGTCATTTTCCGCAAGATAAACCTCGCAGCCCATCTCGCTTAAGGCGGACTCGAAAAGGTCGCGAATCGATTTTTCATCATCAATCACCAAGATCATTCGATTCATAGGTAAGATCCTCCACGCTATGAGAGGCATTCCCGCTTACGAGAATCAGGCCCATCCCTTTGTCCTTGCCAATGCGTTTTCTACCGCGTCCATGATCTCGTCAGGGGTAAAGGGTTTGGGAATAAAGTCGGTTGCCCCGAGTTTCATGGCCTCGACGGCGGTTGAGACGGTGGAAAAACCGGTCATGACAACAATCACCGTTTCCGGATTGCCGGCCTTGATTATGGGTATAAGCTCAATCCCGGATAATCCCGGCATCTTCAGATCGGTAAGGACAATATCAAAGCATTCCTTTTCCAGAATGCGCAGCGCCTCATCGGCAGAAGAAACGGTATGGACATCATATTTAATGTCGTGTTTTGACTTCTTTTCCGCAAAAATATCATAGCAGCTTCTCTGGACGACGATTTCATCGTCGATTATCAGCAATCTTATTGTTTTCATCTGTTCTTTCCTCAACTGGCAATGAAACGGTGAAAGTTGCTCCTTCCCCGGGCTTGCTTTGCACCGAGATGCTTCCATTATGACGCTTGACAATGCTTTGACAGATCGAAAGACCGAGTCCTGTGCCGACCGTCGGACCCTTGGTCGTGAAAAAGGGATCAAACATGCGTTCGATATTTTTCTGAGCTATGCCGCAGCCGGTATCGGTTACGGACACCTCGACCAACAGGCGGTCATCGGCTACCGTGGATTTCACCACCCGCAGACGCGATTCGATGGTCAAAACTCCCCTGTTTTCCATTGCATCTGCGGCGTTGATCATCAGATTCATGAACACCTGATACATCTGCCCCCGATCCACCAGCACATTTGGCAGAGTCGCTTGGAGATTTTTGATGATTTTGATGTTGTGAAAGGATTCCTGGTTCTGCAAAAGACCGATCGCCCGTTCCGCTACATCGTTGATGTTGGTCGGAGTCTTTTCCGGGGCTGTCTGCCTGGCAAACTCCAGAAGTGCGGCAACGATGTTGCGACACCTTTTGGTTTCTTCCACAATGGTTTCGAGCCATGCCTTTTGCTTCGGATCTTCGCTTTTATCCAAAAGCAGCGAGCTGTAACTCAGTACGGCGGTCAGTGGGTTGTTGATTTCATGGGCAATGCTTGCGGAAAGTCTGCCGAGTGACGCAAGCTTCAGCGAACGGATAATTTTCTGGTTGGTGACGTCGCTGATGCGATCGTAAATCTCCGGAAAAACAGACTCCAATTCATCCTCTTTCTGACGCATGGTCTGGGTAATCGCCACCTCGGGCTCACATTCATCCTTGTGGTCGAACATCTCGGCGTTTTCAACGAGGAGGTTCGCATATTCGATATCCGCGCGAATCTTCATGATCATTCGATTAAACGACTGGGCCAGCCGCCCTACCTCGCCGCCATGGCTCGGAAGAGGGCCTACTGTTTTGAAGTCGCCCCGCGACACTGCCTTCAGTTTCTCGATCAGCGCATTGACCGGCCGCAACAGCCAGAACAAAAGGAACGACCCTATCGGCGTCATGATCAGGAAGAAGGTAGCAATGCTCCACCTGTTGATGGAAATCTTCCGGTTGACGCTGTCGAGGGAAATGGCCATGTCGAAGATGCCGACAATCTTTTGCGACTCAGGGTGAATCTCGTGACACTGGTTTGCGCAGCTCGGCTGATTGTAGATCACCCTTGTCACGTTGATTACCCGGTGGCTCCCGTCAAACGCCGGAGCGATTCGGGCGCGTTTTATTTGACCGAGATCTTCCAAGGTGCGGGAATAACCGCTGTTTCTTTCGGTTCCGTTGAAGGGGCGGCCAATCTCGTGCGGGATGGTGCTTTTTTTGATTATCCCCTGGCTGTCAACAAACCTCATGGATTCTATGGCTTCCGTTCTTTCCTGAATCCGTTCGATCATCCGCTGGAGTTTTACGCTTTCATTTTCGGACATGTAATTTGTTGCCGCACACTCGATCGCCATTCCGACATTGTAAGCCCCTTTGAGCGCCTCGTCGATCATTTGCGGTTCCTGAATGGTGATTGTGTAAAAAGCGGCCATGGCGACGCAGACAATCAAGGCCCCGCTGATGAAGGCGAAGAGCTTGAAGCCCAGACTCTGGAAATAAGACTTCTGCGGCCCGAGTATTTTTTCCAAATATGCAAATATCTTGGACATGTCGTGTTTACAGCCTGTCGAGACGTGATCTCAGAACTCTTGCAGTGTAACCGGCCGCCTTAAAACGGCGGCAGTGAAAAGACCGCCGTTGAAGGGAATAACGCATCAATTTTCAGTTCCGGCAAGAAACTTTCACCGGTCCGGATCGGTGGTTGCAGGGCAACCTTGTCTATGTGTACGGCAGATACCTTGAATTCAGGAATTTTTGCAATCGGATCGAGGGCGTCGTTGGTAAGCCGGTTGATCGGCGCCTCGGAGTAGTGAAAAGTAGTGAAAAGAACGCCTTCCGGGACACGCTCGCTGACGCCGGCACGGATACGAAGTTCTCCCCGACGCGATGAAAGCGATACCATTTCTCCCTCTGCAACGCCCTGCGCTTTCGCATCGGCGGGGTTGATCTCGAGAATAGCCTCCGGCGCCAGCATATTCAAACTGGGAGAGCGGCGCGTCATTGTCCCGGTATGATACTGATATTGGATTCGGCCAGTGGTGAGCAAAAGCGGAAATTCAGCATCAATTTTTTCAGCCGCGGGACGATATTTAATTGCCGTTAATAATCCCTTGCCGCGATTAAAGGTTTTTTCGAACAGGAAAGTGGTCCCCGGATGATCAATGTCCGGGCATGGCCACTGCAGCCCGCCTTCGCGGTCGAGGCGGTCGTAAGTGATCCCGGCGTAAATGGGAATTTCCCGGCGCATCTGGTTAAATATCTGTTCCGGCGAAGAGAAGTCCATCTTAATCCCCATCAGTTGGGCAATGCGCTGAGTTATCCGCCAATCGGGGAAACTGTTGCCGACCGGATCAATGGCCGCCCGCACCTTTTGCACCCGACGCTCGGTGTTTGTAAAGGTGCCGTCTTTCTCTGCCCAGGAGGCGCCGGGCAGGACGACGTCCGCCAACTTGGCGGTTTCCGTCAGAAAGATGTCCTGAACAACGAGAAAATCAAGTTTGCGCAGGGCCGCTTCCGCATGTCTGGAGTTTGGGTCGGAGAGAATTGGATTTTCTCCCATAATATACATGCCGCGTATTTTACCCTCGTAGGCGGCGGGAATGATTTCGGTTGCCGTCAGGCCCGGCGCATCGGGAATCACTTCAACGCCCCAGGCGGCGGCGCTTCTTTTTCTGGCTTCGGGATCGGATACCAGTGCGTAGCCGGGCAGCAGGTTCGGCAGTGCCCCGCAATCACCGGCCCCCTGAACGTTATTTTGACCGCGCAGCGGATTGACTCCTGTCCCCCAACGTCCGAGATTGCCCGTGATCATGGCGAGATTGGCAACAGATTTGACGTTGTCCGTCCCGGTTGTGTGCTGGGTGATTCCCATTGCGTAGAGGAAAGAAACGCGCCCTGATTTGCCAATCAATTCGGCGGCTGCGCGGATTTCAGCAGCCGGAACGCCGGTGATTTCCGCAACCCGTTCCGGCGGATAGTTCTGAAGCTCGGCGGCAAGTTCAGCGAATCCCTCGCAGCGATCGGCAATGAAATTTTTGTTATGCAGATTATTCTTGACGATCCAGTGCATAATGCCGTTGAGCAAAGCAACATCTGTCCCCGGTTGATGACGCAGCCAGTAACTCGCCTGATCGACAAGGTCGATCTTCCGCGGATCAGCGACAATCAGTTTCGCCCGGCGGCGATCAACGGCCCTTTTGATGAAATGGGAGATGATGGGATGGTTTTCGCTGGTATTGGTGCCGATCACAAAGATGAGGTCGGCGTCTTCAATTTCCGCAATCGAGTTGGTCATCGCGGCGCTTCCGAATACAGCGGCCAGACCGGCCACGGTGGAAGCGTGTCAGAGACGGGCGCAGTGATCGACACTGTTGGTTTTAAAGGCCTGCCTGGCCAACCGCTGGACGAGATAGTTCTCTTCATTCGTGCATCTTGCACTGGAGAGGACTGCAAGCGACTGCGGGCCATGGGTGTCGCGGATGCGCAGGAACTCGCGGGCAACCTTGGTCAGCGCCTTGGTCCAGGTGGTTTCTACAAGCTCGCCGGCTTCGTTGCGCATCAGCGGCCGGCTCAGTCGTTCCGGACTATGGATGAAGTTGTATCCGAACCTTCCCTTGGAGCAGAGCCGGCCGCGATTGACACCGACGCCGTCTCTGGTAGTGACGCCGACCACGCGGTTATTCACCACATTCAGATCGAGCTGGCAACCGACGCCACAGTAGGCGCAGGTCGTCTGCGTTTTTTTTGTTTCCCAGGGCTTTCCCTTT
Proteins encoded in this region:
- a CDS encoding class I SAM-dependent methyltransferase yields the protein MTNPEDNRFEDFFSDDLYVSLKNSLYNYRLRRRAVRKCVQFHENSLILEVGSGLSPMLEENRRVVYSDLSFYALKSLKSTQKVGIYVEADALSLPFKTGTFSTVVCSEVLEHIPDDLSALKEIERVLADGGTLVLTFPHRRAYFSLDDRFVRHFRRYDLAEMDKKLQDAGFEITAIKKVLGPLEKITMMFVIFIVSEVLPVAKRGADNRCNAFLMKKVITPLFKILNFLYCLPAGLDARMFPRGLASVILVKVKKRC
- a CDS encoding response regulator; amino-acid sequence: MNRMILVIDDEKSIRDLFESALSEMGCEVYLAENDGEALDILSKKKKIGLIFIDLRLFGTNGIELCRQIRKTNSLAIINAITGWSGLFEIEECREAGFDDYFRKPIALATLFKAVNDAFEKLDRWKNPFPGV
- a CDS encoding response regulator → MKTIRLLIIDDEIVVQRSCYDIFAEKKSKHDIKYDVHTVSSADEALRILEKECFDIVLTDLKMPGLSGIELIPIIKAGNPETVIVVMTGFSTVSTAVEAMKLGATDFIPKPFTPDEIMDAVENALARTKGWA
- a CDS encoding HAMP domain-containing protein, translating into MSKIFAYLEKILGPQKSYFQSLGFKLFAFISGALIVCVAMAAFYTITIQEPQMIDEALKGAYNVGMAIECAATNYMSENESVKLQRMIERIQERTEAIESMRFVDSQGIIKKSTIPHEIGRPFNGTERNSGYSRTLEDLGQIKRARIAPAFDGSHRVINVTRVIYNQPSCANQCHEIHPESQKIVGIFDMAISLDSVNRKISINRWSIATFFLIMTPIGSFLLFWLLRPVNALIEKLKAVSRGDFKTVGPLPSHGGEVGRLAQSFNRMIMKIRADIEYANLLVENAEMFDHKDECEPEVAITQTMRQKEDELESVFPEIYDRISDVTNQKIIRSLKLASLGRLSASIAHEINNPLTAVLSYSSLLLDKSEDPKQKAWLETIVEETKRCRNIVAALLEFARQTAPEKTPTNINDVAERAIGLLQNQESFHNIKIIKNLQATLPNVLVDRGQMYQVFMNLMINAADAMENRGVLTIESRLRVVKSTVADDRLLVEVSVTDTGCGIAQKNIERMFDPFFTTKGPTVGTGLGLSICQSIVKRHNGSISVQSKPGEGATFTVSLPVEERTDENNKIADNRR
- the fdhF gene encoding formate dehydrogenase subunit alpha, whose product is MTTISAIDKKNITISIDGLPVSVPEGSTILDAAKKAGARIPTLCHHPALEPIGSCRVCVVQIEGFDRLATACNTPVIEGMAVRTRSERLFNLRREVIKMILANHPLNCPSCPLSGNCELRGLAYEYDLSEFDIGEYRIQTESNPWKPFSTPILDYHPSRCILCGRCVKACAEIRGLGAITMTVAGARSVIRPVMLDTSLQSRCISCGECMSVCPVNAIEERLADKKGKPWETKKTQTTCAYCGVGCQLDLNVVNNRVVGVTTRDGVGVNRGRLCSKGRFGYNFIHSPERLSRPLMRNEAGELVETTWTKALTKVAREFLRIRDTHGPQSLAVLSSARCTNEENYLVQRLARQAFKTNSVDHCARLUHASTVAGLAAVFGSAAMTNSIAEIEDADLIFVIGTNTSENHPIISHFIKRAVDRRRAKLIVADPRKIDLVDQASYWLRHQPGTDVALLNGIMHWIVKNNLHNKNFIADRCEGFAELAAELQNYPPERVAEITGVPAAEIRAAAELIGKSGRVSFLYAMGITQHTTGTDNVKSVANLAMITGNLGRWGTGVNPLRGQNNVQGAGDCGALPNLLPGYALVSDPEARKRSAAAWGVEVIPDAPGLTATEIIPAAYEGKIRGMYIMGENPILSDPNSRHAEAALRKLDFLVVQDIFLTETAKLADVVLPGASWAEKDGTFTNTERRVQKVRAAIDPVGNSFPDWRITQRIAQLMGIKMDFSSPEQIFNQMRREIPIYAGITYDRLDREGGLQWPCPDIDHPGTTFLFEKTFNRGKGLLTAIKYRPAAEKIDAEFPLLLTTGRIQYQYHTGTMTRRSPSLNMLAPEAILEINPADAKAQGVAEGEMVSLSSRRGELRIRAGVSERVPEGVLFTTFHYSEAPINRLTNDALDPIAKIPEFKVSAVHIDKVALQPPIRTGESFLPELKIDALFPSTAVFSLPPF